TGATTCCGCGGAGTTTATCCCAAACCGCGGGATGGCGTGCCAGGAAGAAAAATGCGGAACTCAGGAGACTGGCTGTCGTGTCACGGCCTgctaataagatattaagcATGTTGTCACGTAGCAGCTTAGGATCGTCATTATCTTGAGCGAGTGCCTCGGCGAAGATATATCGGCCAGGCTCCTTCTTTTCGGGATGCCTCTTGGCCTCGATGGCTTGGTGGACATAGTGGTCGACGACCTCGTGAACGCGTCGGTTTGCATCACGGAATTCCTTCGGGTTGATAGTccaatagaatataaaagccATTGACCGCTTATTGAGGTACTCAAGCGCCGTATTGAATGCATCGGCGAAGCCCTGCGCATTTCCAACGGACGATTTTCCGAGTACACTGCCACCCTCCATTGCACCGACTGACTCACCAAAGAGGAAATGGGTAGCCGAGTCCACGGTCATGAGAAAGAAGAGATCCTGAATATCGAAAACAGAGCCGTCCTTGGGGATGAGATCGATCATTCGAGAGACATGGCCATCCATGAGGTTTAGATCCGCGACCTGGCCAAGTCAACACTGTGAACGATATTGTAGAGGGAGGGTGGCCTATTTACCTGATCACGTTGGAACTGGGGTTTCAACATAGCACGGCTATGAGACCATCCCGCACCATCAAGTGTAAAAATGCCATCCCCAAGCGTGGGATAGAACTCGCGATGCCTGGTTCCCAGGCAAAAGTCACTGAACTGGGTAGCCAATATAGCCTTCAGGTTCTCTGGCTCAGCAGTAGAAACTGCCGAGCGTCCAAACATAGATTGCCCAAAGGTATATCCATACTCATCGTACCGATCGGAAATGTATTCCACCAGACGGGTGTCCTTCATTGCCTTGTTGAGGTCGAGGAACGTCCTGATGCCATAGATACCTGTCTGCGCCacaggaggaggctggcAACCCCATTTCTTGGCGTGTCTACGCCGCTGGAGACGTATATGGATGTTCTGCAGAATAAAATAGCCCAGGCATAGGGCACCCAATAGGAGAATTGGTGGTGACAGCATGATGTCAAGACGAGAGAGTTGAGTAACAGATGGAGGAATCAGCCATGGGGAGCTGAGATACTTTCACAAGTACTTATAAGCGCCTCAACGTAGGGTCTGCATGGCGGGGCTTAGGCTAGGCAGCTATGAGCGCACTCTCGTATCCAAAAAAGACGAAGAAGTGTATCAGACAGAGGAACCGGAGAGCTGAGAGTGAGACCCCGGTCGCAAGCTGCCCTCGATCGGGACTAGTGCAGGGTTTCCCCAGTCTCCTTGCCGCCAGCCGGGGGGACTTCCCTCCGCCGACCAAGCAGGCCATTACTAATACCCTACAGCTTTCCAAAACAAATGACGGCGGAATTTCCATCCGATGGGGATGTACGGAGTAACACTCGTGCTATGTATGACTTATGTGCTATCATGCCGATATTAAAATACAGGATTGATGCTGACATGGGTTCTATATCTTAATCGTGTTTTTGTTCCTCGAAGCAAGGGAGCCATTCCTTCAACGCCTGGCGGAAGTAACCCAGCGACTCCTTCGCACCATCGTTGAAGAGGTCCAAATCGAAGCAGTGGAATGCATTAGGCCCGACATGTCCAAAGACTGTGCCTGCATCAGTCTGTACACCGCACTTCGGGATATCTGACGTAACGTTGAACCGCGGTGAAAACTCCTCGGTCGAAAGCAAGCTCAATGTCCTCCAGGGGTCGAATTCACCTTCGGTGAAGAACACATTCGATGGCCGGATAGTCCAGCCACCAAATACCTCATTCAGCGTGTTTGCCTGCGGCTCTGAGGGGAGGAGTCCGCTCTTAACAGCATCTGGGAACTGCCGGTTACAGATTTCTTGTTGGGATTCCAGGGTTTGGAAGCGGGAGAGGATGGACTGGGCTCCCACGTTGTTGATCTGATAGAATCCCCACTCAGTGCAGTACTGCCAAGTCCACGCGATGGAGTCTGCATCGGCCGTGAGGCTGTTCAGCTTGCAAGATGGAGCAGTTGAGTTGTCGAGGCCTCGGCAGTTCGTGTCCATGTTCAGGTTGACCAGTTCCGTTAACGGGGCCCATTTAGCCCAACGCTCTGCGACATACTTGTTCCCACGGTGAGGAGCAAGGCCTTCAGAGCCTACCGTCGTATTCGTCACAGGGTCTCGCTCAAGATAATTACAGAAATCACCTAGCGACCCTGCAGGGCCTCCCATGCCGTAGGTTTGGTAGAAGCCAAATATCGCCCCGAGGGCCGCAGTAAAGCCTTCGTTCGAGTTCTTCTCGGCACCGGCGCCGAAGAAAAGTTGTTTAATTGATGCCGCTGTGCGTTCATGCGAGAGCTGGTCGTCGATGTATTCAAACGCGGCGTGGATGTCCTTGGAACAATTGCCGGCACCGTTGCCAACCATCCCCCGATATACCTGGTCATTATAGGAACTCATATTGATCCGCGCCTGAACTGGAGCCGAAGAGGCAAGGGCTGCAAATATCGTGTCTGGGTATTCCTGACGAGCAAGTGCAGCCCTTATACCGGCGTACGAACCTCCCACCATAATCCAGGGAGTTGACTTTGGGGTCAGATCGAGATCCTCAAAGGCCGGACGACTGAAATTCTCTGCAAAGACAGGGATATCGGCGAGGGCCTGGGCGGTGGTAAGATATTTGAAATGCTCTGGCGGCGTCTGGTTGGAGACAGGGTATGGCAATGATTCTCCGTAGTACCTGTTCGCGTTAGCCTTATCGAGCTTCTCGCATCACCAGATGGAAGTAGAGGGACTAACCGATGCTCCCAGATTACTCCTATCGCCTTGAACTCATCGAGCAGTCTACTGAGAAATGTAAGGTCGGATGTGAGATGCGAAACCGAGCCTTCTGCGTTCGATTCCCCAGCATCGTACAAGATCACTGGGCCACCCGGTTCAAAGTAGTCGTCATTCACCCAGTATCGATTCTTGTAGGTGCCGACAGACGGATCATCGTGGTCGATAGGGAGCTGCAGTTAAGTAAGCAAGAGCACCTCCTACTTACCAGCATGGAACGGGAGCACACCGAAACATAGTCAGGAGAAATGCCACTATCACTAGTCTTCGCAGAGGCAGAATGGAACGACTGGTGACGGTCTAGAAAGTGCTTGGGATCCAATCCCAACTCAGCAGAGAGCTGCAGCTTTCTTGCCAGGCTAGATCGCAAGCCAAGGCCGGCGACAGATTGGGCAAGCAAGGCCACGAGGGCTGTAGAGAGAGACAGGCTGAACCGCATCATGTCTGTAGCAAGCAACAATGgcagaaagggaaagacaaagacTACAACACACCGTTCGTGAGTCGGTTCGTCCTACCAAGAACACAACCATCATGGGGTCTTGCCGAGGGAGGGCTCTTTTATACCGAATTTGACCATGGCTTACTGCATCAAGACGATCAGAGCCCCCTGATTCATAAAAATACAGAAAGCAGAGACAGGCAGGTCAACCGGGCGTCGGGCTGTGCAAACATCGTGTGCGGTAATCAGGCAGAGCCCCGATGGTGGGGTCTCAGACACAATTCAAACTTGGCCCCAATGCCTCCGGAGATAGTGAGTTGGATGGATGACAAAAACGGCTGCTTAATGGAGTTTCGCTGGCCCAGCCTCGCCCTGGAATCTGGACGATAAAGAACAATAACAACTTTCGAGAACAATACTCACATTCCTGATCGGCCACTACGTAGGCTGAAAGCAGTGACTGGTCCACACATATTTACACTATGAAACAAACAATAATAAACCGAAAGACATGGCAGCAGGCAGACAGTTCCTGATCCAAGTTTAGACGAACCACGAGGTGGATGCTTGATTAACCCACCATAACAAACCGAATCCCCGC
This is a stretch of genomic DNA from Aspergillus puulaauensis MK2 DNA, chromosome 8, nearly complete sequence. It encodes these proteins:
- a CDS encoding putative serine peptidase, family S28 (COG:O;~EggNog:ENOG410PG2D;~InterPro:IPR042269,IPR008758,IPR029058;~MEROPS:MER0093133;~PFAM:PF05577;~SECRETED:SignalP(1-22);~go_function: GO:0008236 - serine-type peptidase activity [Evidence IEA];~go_process: GO:0006508 - proteolysis [Evidence IEA]) gives rise to the protein MMRFSLSLSTALVALLAQSVAGLGLRSSLARKLQLSAELGLDPKHFLDRHQSFHSASAKTSDSGISPDYVSVCSRSMLLPIDHDDPSVGTYKNRYWVNDDYFEPGGPVILYDAGESNAEGSVSHLTSDLTFLSRLLDEFKAIGVIWEHRYYGESLPYPVSNQTPPEHFKYLTTAQALADIPVFAENFSRPAFEDLDLTPKSTPWIMVGGSYAGIRAALARQEYPDTIFAALASSAPVQARINMSSYNDQVYRGMVGNGAGNCSKDIHAAFEYIDDQLSHERTAASIKQLFFGAGAEKNSNEGFTAALGAIFGFYQTYGMGGPAGSLGDFCNYLERDPVTNTTVGSEGLAPHRGNKYVAERWAKWAPLTELVNLNMDTNCRGLDNSTAPSCKLNSLTADADSIAWTWQYCTEWGFYQINNVGAQSILSRFQTLESQQEICNRQFPDAVKSGLLPSEPQANTLNEVFGGWTIRPSNVFFTEGEFDPWRTLSLLSTEEFSPRFNVTSDIPKCGVQTDAGTVFGHVGPNAFHCFDLDLFNDGAKESLGYFRQALKEWLPCFEEQKHD
- the ALK2_2 gene encoding cytochrome P450 (COG:Q;~EggNog:ENOG410PGYE;~InterPro:IPR002402,IPR002974,IPR036396,IPR017972, IPR001128;~PFAM:PF00067;~TransMembrane:1 (o6-24i);~go_function: GO:0004497 - monooxygenase activity [Evidence IEA];~go_function: GO:0005506 - iron ion binding [Evidence IEA];~go_function: GO:0016705 - oxidoreductase activity, acting on paired donors, with incorporation or reduction of molecular oxygen [Evidence IEA];~go_function: GO:0016712 - oxidoreductase activity, acting on paired donors, with incorporation or reduction of molecular oxygen, reduced flavin or flavoprotein as one donor, and incorporation of one atom of oxygen [Evidence IEA];~go_function: GO:0020037 - heme binding [Evidence IEA];~go_process: GO:0055114 - oxidation-reduction process [Evidence IEA]), giving the protein MLSPPILLLGALCLGYFILQNIHIRLQRRRHAKKWGCQPPPVAQTGIYGIRTFLDLNKAMKDTRLVEYISDRYDEYGYTFGQSMFGRSAVSTAEPENLKAILATQFSDFCLGTRHREFYPTLGDGIFTLDGAGWSHSRAMLKPQFQRDQVADLNLMDGHVSRMIDLIPKDGSVFDIQDLFFLMTVDSATHFLFGESVGAMEGGSVLGKSSVGNAQGFADAFNTALEYLNKRSMAFIFYWTINPKEFRDANRRVHEVVDHYVHQAIEAKRHPEKKEPGRYIFAEALAQDNDDPKLLRDNMLNILLAGRDTTASLLSSAFFFLARHPAVWDKLRGIILEEFGDAQNPKAEITHARLKDIPYLRHFLNEVLRLLPPVPLNFRVAVKDTTLPLGGGPDGKSPIFVEKGEPILYSVYTMHRRKDIYGPDADSFRPERWEENSKRGWSFLPFNGGPRICLGQQYALTEASFAMVKLMQRFSTIENGAPEIEQPIIKSNLTVSHGQGVKVRLY